The following nucleotide sequence is from Pedobacter sp. PACM 27299.
GCTGGATCTGGCGACTTCAAAAAGATGGAGACGGTGAGTAAGGATTTTGTGAAGGAATTGAGTAAACGTCCGGAACTATCATCGGTATTTACCTTTTATAGTGCGGCATTCCCTCAATATATGCTGCGCGTAGACAACGACATTGCACAGCAGAAAGGCGTAACGATTGAAAATGCCATGAATACACTTTCCACACTGGTCGGTAGTAATTATGAAACTAACTTCATCAAATACGACCGTCAGTATAAGGTGATGGTACAGGCTTTACCACAGTACAGGGCATTGCCAGAGGACATCCTTAAGTTATATGTTAAAAATAACCGGGATGAAATGGTGCCATTTTCGGCCTTTATGAGGATGGAAAAGGTGTATGGTCTGTCTGAAATTACGCGACACAATATGTACAATGCTGCAGAGATCAGCGGTTCTTCGGCACCGGGTTACAGTAGCGGTGCGGCGATTAATGCCATCAATGAGGTGGCTGAAAAAACCTTGCCGAGAGGTTTCAGTATTGACTGGGCGGGTATTTCCAAAGATGAGGTCTCTCGTGGAAACGAGGCAATTTATATTTTCCTGATCTGTTTAGGCTTTGTATACCTGATTCTTGCCGCACAGTATGAAAGTTTTATTTTGCCGTTAACGGTGATCCTTTCCCTACCATGCGGGATTTTTGGGGCATTCCTGCTCTTGAAAATCTGTGGATTAGAAAATAACATTTATGCACAGGTGGCCTTTGTGATGCTCATTGGATTGCTGGGTAAGAACGCGGTACTTATTGTGGAGTTTGCCGTGCAGAAGCACAGGGCAGGAGCTACCGTGTTACAGGCAGCAATGGAAGGGGCAGCAGTCCGTTTCCGTCCGATTTTAATGACTTCATTTGCCTTCATCGCAGGCTTGATTCCATTGGTATTGGCGAATGGGCCAGGTAAAATTGGGAACCGGACGATTGGTTCTGCAGCCGCTGGCGGCATGCTCGTAGGTACCATTTGCGGAGTATTGATCATCCCAGGCCTGTATTATGTATTCGCCAGAATTGCTGAAAAACATAAACTAGTTAAAAACGAAGAAGAAAATCCATTAACTGAAGAAATCGATCACAATGTATAAATTTAAGTTACAAGGCTCCATGCTGGCACTGAGCGCTGCCATAGCAGTAGCAGGATGTAAAGTGCCTTCGGTTGCCGTACAAACCCCAAATGCCGCTATTCCTGAGATTTACACGACTAGTAAGGACAGTACCAATATCGCAGCGATGCCATGGCGTAGTTTTTTTAAGGATCAAAACCTGGTTAATCTGATTGATACAGCCTTGAAAAACAACCAGGAGCTAAAAATCACCATGCAGGAAATTGAAATCGCCAGAAACGAAATCAAGATCAAAAAAGGAGAATTACTGCCAACAGTAGGCTTAGGAGGAGGTATTGGCGTAGAAAAAGTAGGCCGTTACACCAGTCAGGGGGCAGGTGATGCCGGAACTGAAATCGCTCCGGGTAAAGCTGTTCCAGACGCTTTGATGGACTACAATTTATCCGCTTATGCGCATTGGGAAGTAGACATCTGGAAGAAATTAAGAAGCGCTAAGAAAGCTGCTGTGAGCAGATATTTGTCTTCTGTAGAAGGTAAGAATTTTGCATTAACCAATCTGATTGCTGAAGTAGCCGACGCTTATTATGAGTTGCTGGCGCTGGACAGTCAGCTGGAAATTGTCAAACAAAATATCGACTTGCAAAAGAATGCATTAGCGATTGTCAAAGTTCAGAAAGAAGCAGCGAGAGCGACAGAATTAGGCGTTCAAAAATTTCAGGCGGAAGTATTGGCTTCCAAAAATTTAGAATTTGATCTAATGCAAAGGACTAAAGAGACGGAGAACAGAATTAATTTTCTGCTGGGTCAATATCCTCAGGAGATCAAAAGAGAACGAGGCAACTTTTTAGGTTTACTACCTGCAGCTGTTCAGGCTGGTGTGCCTTCGCAATTGCTAGCCAATCGCCCGGATATTAAACAGGCGGAACTGGAACTTGCGGCTGCAAAACTCGATGTTAAGGTAGCCAGGGCTGCATTTTATCCTTCCCTGGACATTTCCGCAGCGGTAGGATTACAGGCCTTTAAGCCGAGTTATTTCTTGAAATTCCCGGAGTCGGTATTGTATTCACTG
It contains:
- a CDS encoding TolC family protein, whose translation is MYKFKLQGSMLALSAAIAVAGCKVPSVAVQTPNAAIPEIYTTSKDSTNIAAMPWRSFFKDQNLVNLIDTALKNNQELKITMQEIEIARNEIKIKKGELLPTVGLGGGIGVEKVGRYTSQGAGDAGTEIAPGKAVPDALMDYNLSAYAHWEVDIWKKLRSAKKAAVSRYLSSVEGKNFALTNLIAEVADAYYELLALDSQLEIVKQNIDLQKNALAIVKVQKEAARATELGVQKFQAEVLASKNLEFDLMQRTKETENRINFLLGQYPQEIKRERGNFLGLLPAAVQAGVPSQLLANRPDIKQAELELAAAKLDVKVARAAFYPSLDISAAVGLQAFKPSYFLKFPESVLYSLAGDVAGPLINRNAIKAEFNTANARQLQAMYNYERSILNAYLEVSNQLSKIGNLEKSYDLKSQQVDALNKSIVVSNDLFKSARVNYFEVLMTQRDALESKLELIETKKEQLNAVVHFYRDLGGGWK